A single Lactuca sativa cultivar Salinas chromosome 8, Lsat_Salinas_v11, whole genome shotgun sequence DNA region contains:
- the LOC111900618 gene encoding seed biotin-containing protein SBP65 isoform X2, with protein MASDQLRRENKTGEREIHVEKDKVPKMASHFESLTVKDTGDAVVSHHVIGTMGGKDDEMHGQSKTQKDKTQGTTTMKSREHSKLGEAHKQSGDVQEQYKGPSLEDISKLRGTAQQNSMEAIRAAEERHQKAKEMGASQGENVTQSASRPKGQQSKVSATHTGHKGQQTSEQTKNSVSGATQTASGKGAKATDYTLEKGRQTGEQARERVSGATQTAAEKAARAKDYAVEKGQQTGQQAKQSLTSATQTVGEKAARAKDYTLEKGQQTGQQAKQSLTSAAQTAAEKAARAKDYTLEKGQQTGQQAKQSLTYAAQTAAEKAARAKDYTLEKGQQTGQQAKESLSAATQTAMEKAAMAKDYTVEKSVQAKDVVAEKTTGITDTAVDVSKKGASYVGEKAVAAKDVALETGKTTAGYVGKVAGVVKDKAVVAGWSAAELAGDTAVGVTKTVANVTAGVAGFAGDTAVATKDVVVKVGTKTKDMVVGAEENVKDYAAKKKSEKLRELEAKNAKL; from the exons ATGGCTTCAGATCAGCTAAGGAGGGAGAACAAAACCGGTGAGCGAGAGATTCATGTCGAAAAAGACAAGGTCCCGAAAATGGCTAGTCATTTCGAGTCGCTCACTGTGAAAGATACCGGTGACGCCGTGGTATCCCACCACGTCATCGGAACCATGGGTGGTAAAGATGATGAAATGCATGGTCAAAGCAAAACGCAGAAAGATAAGACACAAGGTACTACTACCATGAAAAGCAGGGAACATAGCAAATTGGGGGAGGCTCATAAGCAAAGTGGTGACGTACAAGAGCAATACAAAGGGCCTTCGCTTGAAGACATCTCGAAGCTTAGAGGAACTGCACAACAGAACTCCATGGAAGCCATTAGAGCCGCCGAGGAACGACACCAGAAGGCGAAAGAGATGGGCGCCTCTCAAGGCGAAAATGTGACTCAGTCAGCAAGCCGGCCAAAAGGTCAGCAATCGAAAGTGAGTGCAACTCACACCGGTCACAAGGGTCAGCAAACCAGTGAGCAGACTAAAAATAGCGTTTCTGGTGCAACCCAAACAGCATCGGGAAAGGGTGCGAAGGCTACAGATTACACCCTTGAAAAGGGTCGACAAACTGGTGAGCAGGCAAGAGAGAGAGTTTCTGGTGCAACACAGACCGCAGCTGAGAAGGCTGCGAGGGCAAAAGATTACGCCGTCGAGAAGGGACAACAAACTGGTCAGCAAGCAAAGCAGAGCCTAACTTCCGCCACTCAAACGGTTGGAGAGAAGGCCGCAAGAGCCAAAGATTACACTCTCGAGAAAGGTCAACAAACCGGTCAGCAGGCAAAGCAGAGCCTTACTTCCGCCGCTCAAACCGCCGCTGAGAAGGCTGCAAGAGCCAAAGACTACACTCTCGAAAAAGGTCAACAAACCGGTCAGCAGGCAAAGCAGAGTCTTACATACGCCGCACAAACCGCCGCCGAGAAGGCTGCAAGAGCCAAAGATTACACTCTCGAGAAAGGTCAGCAAACCGGTCAGCAGGCAAAAGAGAGTCTTTCAGCAGCCACTCAAACCGCAATGGAGAAGGCGGCGATGGCAAAAGATTACACTGTAGAGAAGTCTGTTCAGGCCAAAGACGTAGTTGCAGAAAAGACAACCGGAATAACGGATACGGCAGTGGATGTGAGCAAGAAAGGGGCAAGTTACGTCGGAGAAAAAGCTGTGGCAGCTAAAGACGTTGCATTAGAAACAGGGAAGACAACAGCCGGGTACGTAGGCAAGGTGGCGGGTGTGGTGAAAGACAAGGCAGTGGTAGCGGGGTGGAGTGCTGCGGAGCTTGCCGGTGATACAGCGGTGGGTGTGACTAAGACGGTGGCAAATGTGACCGCCGGAGTAGCTGGTTTCGCCGGCGATACAGCAGTAGCGACGAAGGATGTGGTGGTTAAAGTGGGGACGAAAACGAAGGACATGGTGGTGGGAGCTGAGGAGAATGTAAAAGACTATGCTGCGAAGAAGAAATCCGAAAAGCTGAGAGAATTAGAAGCCAAAAACGCCAAG TTGTGA
- the LOC111900618 gene encoding seed biotin-containing protein SBP65 isoform X1 — protein MASDQLRRENKTGEREIHVEKDKVPKMASHFESLTVKDTGDAVVSHHVIGTMGGKDDEMHGQSKTQKDKTQGTTTMKSREHSKLGEAHKQSGDVQEQYKGPSLEDISKLRGTAQQNSMEAIRAAEERHQKAKEMGASQGENVTQSASRPKGQQSKVSATHTGHKGQQTSEQTKNSVSGATQTASGKGAKATDYTLEKGRQTGEQARERVSGATQTAAEKAARAKDYAVEKGQQTGQQAKQSLTSATQTVGEKAARAKDYTLEKGQQTGQQAKQSLTSAAQTAAEKAARAKDYTLEKGQQTGQQAKQSLTYAAQTAAEKAARAKDYTLEKGQQTGQQAKESLSAATQTAMEKAAMAKDYTVEKSVQAKDVVAEKTTGITDTAVDVSKKGASYVGEKAVAAKDVALETGKTTAGYVGKVAGVVKDKAVVAGWSAAELAGDTAVGVTKTVANVTAGVAGFAGDTAVATKDVVVKVGTKTKDMVVGAEENVKDYAAKKKSEKLRELEAKNAKDEGEFGGLRNESESVGEMASDFMNQGTETNKGYDEQGGYEQSFEHEGMEEGGFEKQSGGGGGAAAGGVMRVIGETLVEIGQNTKEMLVGQGDYKGEQQIGEGGGKNRRQ, from the exons ATGGCTTCAGATCAGCTAAGGAGGGAGAACAAAACCGGTGAGCGAGAGATTCATGTCGAAAAAGACAAGGTCCCGAAAATGGCTAGTCATTTCGAGTCGCTCACTGTGAAAGATACCGGTGACGCCGTGGTATCCCACCACGTCATCGGAACCATGGGTGGTAAAGATGATGAAATGCATGGTCAAAGCAAAACGCAGAAAGATAAGACACAAGGTACTACTACCATGAAAAGCAGGGAACATAGCAAATTGGGGGAGGCTCATAAGCAAAGTGGTGACGTACAAGAGCAATACAAAGGGCCTTCGCTTGAAGACATCTCGAAGCTTAGAGGAACTGCACAACAGAACTCCATGGAAGCCATTAGAGCCGCCGAGGAACGACACCAGAAGGCGAAAGAGATGGGCGCCTCTCAAGGCGAAAATGTGACTCAGTCAGCAAGCCGGCCAAAAGGTCAGCAATCGAAAGTGAGTGCAACTCACACCGGTCACAAGGGTCAGCAAACCAGTGAGCAGACTAAAAATAGCGTTTCTGGTGCAACCCAAACAGCATCGGGAAAGGGTGCGAAGGCTACAGATTACACCCTTGAAAAGGGTCGACAAACTGGTGAGCAGGCAAGAGAGAGAGTTTCTGGTGCAACACAGACCGCAGCTGAGAAGGCTGCGAGGGCAAAAGATTACGCCGTCGAGAAGGGACAACAAACTGGTCAGCAAGCAAAGCAGAGCCTAACTTCCGCCACTCAAACGGTTGGAGAGAAGGCCGCAAGAGCCAAAGATTACACTCTCGAGAAAGGTCAACAAACCGGTCAGCAGGCAAAGCAGAGCCTTACTTCCGCCGCTCAAACCGCCGCTGAGAAGGCTGCAAGAGCCAAAGACTACACTCTCGAAAAAGGTCAACAAACCGGTCAGCAGGCAAAGCAGAGTCTTACATACGCCGCACAAACCGCCGCCGAGAAGGCTGCAAGAGCCAAAGATTACACTCTCGAGAAAGGTCAGCAAACCGGTCAGCAGGCAAAAGAGAGTCTTTCAGCAGCCACTCAAACCGCAATGGAGAAGGCGGCGATGGCAAAAGATTACACTGTAGAGAAGTCTGTTCAGGCCAAAGACGTAGTTGCAGAAAAGACAACCGGAATAACGGATACGGCAGTGGATGTGAGCAAGAAAGGGGCAAGTTACGTCGGAGAAAAAGCTGTGGCAGCTAAAGACGTTGCATTAGAAACAGGGAAGACAACAGCCGGGTACGTAGGCAAGGTGGCGGGTGTGGTGAAAGACAAGGCAGTGGTAGCGGGGTGGAGTGCTGCGGAGCTTGCCGGTGATACAGCGGTGGGTGTGACTAAGACGGTGGCAAATGTGACCGCCGGAGTAGCTGGTTTCGCCGGCGATACAGCAGTAGCGACGAAGGATGTGGTGGTTAAAGTGGGGACGAAAACGAAGGACATGGTGGTGGGAGCTGAGGAGAATGTAAAAGACTATGCTGCGAAGAAGAAATCCGAAAAGCTGAGAGAATTAGAAGCCAAAAACGCCAAG GATGAAGGTGAATTTGGTGGACTGAGAAACGAGAGCGAGAGTGTAGGGGAGATGGCATCGGATTTCATGAATCAAGGGACAGAGACCAACAAAGGGTACGATGAACAGGGTGGATATGAACAAAGTTTTGAGCATGAAGGAATGGAAGAAGGTGGTTTCGAGAAGcaaagtggtggtggtggtggtgcggCGGCCGGAGGTGTGATGAGGGTGATCGGCGAGACATTGGTGGAAATAGGACAGAATACGAAAGAGATGCTGGTTGGGCAAGGTGATTACAAGGGAGAGCAGCAAATTGGTGAAGGAGGTGGTAAGAACAGAAGGCAGTGA